The following coding sequences are from one Syngnathus acus chromosome 12, fSynAcu1.2, whole genome shotgun sequence window:
- the LOC119130972 gene encoding thymic stromal cotransporter homolog, giving the protein MTTWSWCQSAFGVVHRVEPLVVLEQLGTSLFDTALLMVVKDRCANTTEDDQQRAMSDFYMVYNLIVQLMPIVPALLLAKVGDRGWRRVPIVVPLCGYLVSTVALLQVVLLRLPIQVMFAAAVLLGTSGGFCAYWPGVMTLVSLGSKAESRSKVMMRVELMYGVAGLLGSLLSGHVFLLHSSSIGHGTVLLCVCTLLHLLSLIQATVLLQVRQVSSEQEESSPLLPHSNSGPPEMLTRKNTVNVILLFSAAILYGSSVGGAIEILGIFVIKEPLHWNVTQVGYGNAAGFVIFLTSFLGALAFRRCMSDVTLILIGMISFATGIYFMSLVTTSYMFYLSRSLTLFALIPLPTIRSLLSQQVSTSLCGITLTVLQLVLRFAALAYIPAFTKLYQRTLGWFPGFVFTISSILAVLGMFPISVIAWRWSQPLSSEETTETRHEDVED; this is encoded by the exons ATGACGACTTGGAGCTGGTGTCAAAGCGCTTTCGGGGTGGTCCACCGAGTTGAGCCCCTGGTCGTGCTCGAGCAGCTGGGCACCTCTTTGTTCGATACGGCCCTGCTCATGGTGGTCAAGGACCGGTGTGCCAACACCACTGAGGATGACCAGCAAAGAGCCATGTCGGATTTCTACATGGTCTACAACCTTATTGTTCAACTGATGCCCATTGTGCCGGCTCTCCTCCTCGCCAAGGTGGGGGACCGTGGTTGGAGGAGAGTCCCCATCGTGGTCCCCCTGTGCGGGTATCTGGTGTCGACGGTTGCGCTCCTGCAGGTGGTTCTGTTGCGGCTGCCCATCCAGGTGATGTTCGCGGCAGCGGTTCTTCTTGGGACGTCCGGCGGGTTCTGCGCTTACTGGCCCGGTGTCATGACGTTGGTGTCGCTGGGCTCCAAGGCGGAAAGTCGCTCCAAG GTGATGATGAGAGTGGAGCTAATGTATGGAGTAGCAGGCCTGCTGGGTAGTCTGCTGTCAGGTCATGTTTTCTTGCTGCACAGTTCTAGCATTGGGCATGGCACCGTCCTCCTTTGCGTCTGCACACTTCTCCACCTGCTGAGCCTCATTCAGGCCACAGTGCTGCTGCAG GTAAGGCAAGTATCAAGTGAGCAAGAGGAGAGCAGCCCACTCCTCCCTCACTCCAACAGTGGTCCTCCAGAGATGTTGACAAGGAAGAATACGGTGAACGTGATTCTGCTCTTCTCTGCTGCTATCTTGTACGGCTCCTCAGTGGGCGGAGCCATTGAGATCCTGGGCATCTTTGTGATAAAAGAGCCGCTCCATTGGAATGTTACCCAA GTGGGTTATGGGAACGCAGCAGGCTTTGTGATATTCCTCACCAGTTTCCTGGGTGCACTTGCTTTTCGCCGTTGCATGAGCGACGTAACGCTCATCCTGATCGGCATGATCTCCTTCGCCACTGGAATTTACTTCATGTCCTTGGTGACCACATCCTACATGTTCTACCTCT CTCGTTCGCTCACCCTCTTTGCTCTTATCCCGCTGCCCACAATTAGGTCACTCCTCTCACAGCAGGTTTCAACATCATTGTGTG GCATCACTTTGACAGTCCTGCAGCTGGTGTTGAGGTTTGCCGCTCTGGCGTACATCCCCGCCTTTACAAAACTCTACCAGAGAACACTGGGCTGGTTCCCAGGTTTCGTCTTCACCATCTCCAGCATACTGGCAGTTCTGGGAATGTTTCCTATCAG CGTCATAGCATGGAGGTGGTCTCAGCCATTAAGCTCCGAAGAAACGACCGAGACGCGCCATGAGGACGTGGAGGACTAA